A genomic window from Pygocentrus nattereri isolate fPygNat1 chromosome 22, fPygNat1.pri, whole genome shotgun sequence includes:
- the med28 gene encoding mediator of RNA polymerase II transcription subunit 28, which produces MASSMSGMFPGQQPPAHPAPVPGAAAPLSAPSGSRAPGGSTTLVDDLEASFEACFASLVSQDYVNGTDQEEIRTGVDQCIQKFLDVARQIECFFLQKRLQLSVQKPEQVEKEDISELRNELQRKEMLIQKHLTKIHHWQQVLEDINVQHKKPTELPQGPLAFLEQASANLPAPIKPN; this is translated from the exons ATGGCCTCCTCCATGAGCGGCATGTTCCCGGGTCAGCAGCCCCCCGCTCACCCCGCTCCTGTCCCCGGAGCCGCGGCTCCTCTCTCAGCTCCCTCCGGCAGCAGAGCCCCGGGCGGCAGCACCACTCTGGTGGACGATCTGGAGGCTTCGTTCGAG GCATGCTTCGCATCGCTCGTGAGCCAGGACTATGTGAATGGGACGGACCAGGAGGAAATCAGGACAG GGGTCGACCAGTGCATTCAGAAGTTTCTGGATGTGGCCAGACAGATAGAATGCTTCTTCCTCCAGAAGAGACTACAACTGTCAGTACAGAAGCCTGAGCAGGTGGAGAAAGAG GACATATCGGAACTGAGGAATGAACTCCAGAGGAAGGAGATGCTGATTCAGAAGCACCTGACTAAGATCCATCACTGGCAGCAGGTGCTGGAGGACATTAACGTCCAGCACAAGAAGCCTACAGAGCTGCCTCAGGGTCCACTAGCTTTTTTGGAACAGGCCTCTGCCAACCTTCCCGCCCCAATCAAACCCAACTGA
- the LOC108439197 gene encoding CD209 antigen-like protein A: MYKAARAERDQLQTMYNTVSAQRDQLLRERDERTLATKIQGWTIYGSSMYYISTRKKSWNEGRQDCIERGADLVVINSREEQEFVEKLTVCKEAWIGLTDREKEGTWKWVDGRELTTRHWRKHQPNNNGDQDCAVTSFRNDNCSGWNDLSCLENKYWICEKKAPPAATGAEHNHH, encoded by the exons ATGTATAAAGCtgcgagagcagagagagaccagttacagaccatgTATAATACTGTCAGTGCACAGAGAGACCAGTtactgagggagagagatgaacGTACCCTGG CTACAAAGATACAGGGCTGGACGATATACGGTTCCAGTATGTATTACATCTCTACTCGGAAGAAGAGCTGGAATGAGGGCAGACAGGACTGCATAGAAAGAGGGGCAGACCTGGTGGTCATCAACAGCAGAGAGGAACAG GAATTTGTTGAGAAGCTGACAGTTTGTAAAGAAGCTTGGATTGGTCTGactgacagagaaaaagagggcaCCTGGAAATGGGTGGACGGCAGAGAGCTGACTACTCG ACACTGGAGGAAACATCAGCCAAACAATAATGGTGACCAGGACTGTGCCGTAACTAGCTTTAGGAATGACAACTGCAGCGGATGGAATGATTTATCATGTCTAGAAAATAAATACTGGATCTGTGAGAAAAAAGCCCCTCCAGCTGCTACAGGAGCAGAGCATAATCACCACTAG